GAAGGTAACCGAAAACGCTTGGAAGATAACAGACCTTTTGGTGTGCCAGACATTTCTAATCATTTAGCATTGGCAAAGCAAATTGATGAAGCAGGGTTCGCAGCTTTATGGATGCGAGATGTTCCTGTGTACGACCCAAATTTTGGTGATGGTGGGCAATTGTTTGATACTCTACCTTACTTGGGCTATTTAGCTGCAGCTACCAAAAACGTTTTATTGGGTACGGCAGCTATAGTATTACCATTACAACAGCCTATAAAATTAGCCAAAGCTGCTGCTACCATAGAAAATTTAAGTGATGGCAGACTTTTGTTGGGTTTGGGATTGGGCGATAGACCCGTGGAGTTCCCAATGTACAATATCGACTATAAAAAAAGACCTGAAATCTTTAGACAAAATCTAGATATCATTAAAGAAGCTTGGAAAACAAACAGTAATTTAAAATCTAAATACGATTTTTTAAGCAGCGGTATTGAAGTCTATCCTAAACCGAAAAAAGACATTCCGCTAGTCGTAGCCGGTCATTCCGGACAAAGTATTAATTGGATAGCAAAAAACGCACAAGCTTGGTTTAATTACCCAAGACCAGTTGCCGACACTTTAGAAAATAGAAAATACTGGTGTAATGCTTTGTATGACGAAGACCAAGCAGCAAAGCCTTATATCACGGCTATACATTTAAACTTATCTAAAGACGACACTGCAACATTTAAACCACAACGATTTGGTGGTACGGTAGGTATCAATCATCTTACCGAATATTTAAAAGCTTATGAAAACGTCGGTGTCAATCATATGGCAATAAACCTGAGAAAGTCTGAAACTCCCGTAAGTGAGGCTATATCTAAATTAACGGAAGTGGTTTTGCCGGAGTTTTAATATTAAATTTGAAACGATCTATGAGAATTTTGGTCAAACAATAGGTGAGGGGAGCGGCCATATTTTAGATGCGAGAAAATAAGTGCAACCAAAGAAGCATTTATTTTTCGGCGAGTTGATGTAGCTGCAATTCAAGTAATATGTTTCATCAAAGAACCAAGCCTCCGCAGCAACTCGTTCAAAGTATACTTTGCCGTATCAAGAAAAAAAGAGGGCATAAAATAGAATTCTCCTGAGGAGGATTTTATTTTGTGAGCCAGCCGTAGCGTTGGACTTAAACATCGAAGAACTTAATGCCAACGCTACAGCTCGCTCAAAATCCTAAAGATTCTTAATCTTCAGAATTTATGCCGTATTTGACATAATATTAGGGACACCTAAAGAAAAGCTTCAAACAAAGACAAGAGGTAGCAAGTGCTCAGAAATTACCTTGCTTTTCCAGTGCGCCAACTCGCTCATATTTCAAAAGGTCTTCCAGACCTTCCAAAATACTGACGTGCGGCAAGCTGACGATAATGCTCTAGAAAAAAATATGACGTAAATTTTATCGAATACGAGAATTTTAAAAGAATCTAAAAGGTTAGCTTTTTTTTTGGCGCTGGCCAAGCGTTGGTAAATTGCTTTTTTAAAATATGAGCGAATAAAATTTATCCTGAGGATGAATTTTAAGAATCTGCGTGTTGATGTGGCTGCCTTAAATAGAATACAGTTGAACATACCGTAGTTTCGTTTTGTCATAATTGCTTTGTTATAATCCACTTGCAGGGCTTATAACGCAACTATGTCAAATAGCGCGGAATGCGCTATACACGAAACTACTATAAATGTTCTATAATGTCTTGCGTTATGTAACTTGAGCTTTGATTAAAAGCGAAAGTTGTTACATTCTCTCCATTTTTTTCTTTCTAAAAGCTTTCTTCTCGAAAGATAATGGAACACTTATTAACTGACCGACGGCAGGAGGGAAAGCAATGTGTGTGGAATGATTTTAACCTCAATTAATTAATAGAGGCCCTAAATTCTTTAGGCGAATGCCCTACCTTTTGTTTGAATAGACGACTAAAATGCTGTGGATATTTAAAACCCAATTCATATGCTATTTCACTTACAGATTTGTTAGGGTCAAAGATTTTTTCTTTGCCCACATCAATAAGTTTTATCTGTATATATTCTTGGGCAGATATTCCAGTTTGCTTTTTGACCAAATCACCAAAGTAATTTGAGGACAGATGTAATTGGCCTGCGAAATAGCCAACAGAGGGTAAGCCGTTAGTTTTAGGTTTATCTGATAAAAAATAATCCCTCAATAGCGTATCAAACTTTTCTAAAGCGCCTTTATTGACAACTTCGCGGGTAATAAATTGGCGGTCATAAAATCGTAGGCAGTAATCTAAAAACAACTCTATATTGGTTACGATTAGTTTCTTGCTGTGTTTGTCTATCGGCTGCTCCAATTCAAACTGAATTTTTTCCAACAAACTTAAAATCACTTTTCGTTCTTTAGCCGATAAATGCAAAGCTTCATTACTAGAATAGGTAAAGAAATTAAACTCCTGAATCTTTTTAGCCAAATTAGTGCCCAATAGTAGGTCTGGGTGAAAGAGTAATGCATAGCCTTTGGGAACATAATCTGGGGCGAACCCGCCAAATTCAATGGTTTGGTTAGGTGCCATAAAGACCAATGTCCCTTCATCATAATCATAAGCATTCCCGCCATACATCAATTTACACCCAACAGCATCTTTTAGGAAGATGGCATAGCAACTATAATGAAAACCGTCGTAAGGCATATTGGTGTATCCGCTTTTACTTACGTTGTCAAAATCTACAATACCCACCAACGGATGTAGCACTTCACAATTTCGCAGTTTAAAGTAATCTGCAATGGTTTTTATCTCTAAAATATTCTTCACGACCAATTGAATTTAAAATAAAGATAACCTATTGACTACCATGTAGTCAAACCCTGATCTTAAAATCTGTAATTATGGTATAAACATCCGTTATTTGGGTATTACTCAGCCTTCTTTCTTATCCTAATTTTGTTCTGAAAGAAATTAACCCCTTATGAATAAAGTAGTTACGTTAGTAGTGTCCCTTTTGTTATCAACCATGTACGCACAAGAAAGTGGTTCTGAAAATCACCCTAAATTTCTAGATGATTTTAGGGCTACTGCAAGTATTACCCATAATGGCGTATCATTGGTTCCTTCTTTTTCTTTAGGTGACCCTGCTTTGTTGTTCGATTTAAAGTTTACCAAGGGAAAGCTAAGTTTTGAACCCGATATGCGCTTTTCACTAGAAGGCAAACCATGGACCATGTTGTTTTGGTTACGCTATAAGGCAATTGAAAAAGAAAAGTTCTCGCTTAGAGTAGGCGCACACCCTGGACTCAATTTTAGAACGGTCAATGTAATTCGCAATGGGCAGAATGAGGAACTGTTAGAATCAAGAAGATATATAGGCGCAGAAGTGGTACCCAATTATAAAATAACAGAGCGATTTAGCGTAGGTATATATTATTTATATGGGCGTGGTCTAGATGAAGGTGTAAAAGAGACCAATTTCTTGGTAGTAAATGCTTCCTTTACACAAATACCCCTTTCAAAAACTGTATTTATGAATTTTACGCCACAAGTTTACTATCTTACTTCAGACAAATTAACCGGTTATTATACTTCTGCATTTTTGACCTTGGCGAAAAGAAATTGTCCCTTTTCTTTAACAGCGGTGGTAAACAAAGGAATCAGCACACAAATCTTGCCCGATGACGATTTTACATGGAGCGTGTTGTTGAATTATAGCTTTCCATCATCAGGAAAAGCTAGGAATTTGAAGAGAAAAATATAAAGTATCGATTAAAGATTCCCCAAAAAAAAGTAAATCATGATAAAGCTAA
Above is a window of Maribacter aquivivus DNA encoding:
- a CDS encoding TIGR03571 family LLM class oxidoreductase, giving the protein MNPFDKLYKPGKMTLGIEFPLDNDWSTEGNRKRLEDNRPFGVPDISNHLALAKQIDEAGFAALWMRDVPVYDPNFGDGGQLFDTLPYLGYLAAATKNVLLGTAAIVLPLQQPIKLAKAAATIENLSDGRLLLGLGLGDRPVEFPMYNIDYKKRPEIFRQNLDIIKEAWKTNSNLKSKYDFLSSGIEVYPKPKKDIPLVVAGHSGQSINWIAKNAQAWFNYPRPVADTLENRKYWCNALYDEDQAAKPYITAIHLNLSKDDTATFKPQRFGGTVGINHLTEYLKAYENVGVNHMAINLRKSETPVSEAISKLTEVVLPEF
- a CDS encoding helix-turn-helix domain-containing protein; protein product: MKNILEIKTIADYFKLRNCEVLHPLVGIVDFDNVSKSGYTNMPYDGFHYSCYAIFLKDAVGCKLMYGGNAYDYDEGTLVFMAPNQTIEFGGFAPDYVPKGYALLFHPDLLLGTNLAKKIQEFNFFTYSSNEALHLSAKERKVILSLLEKIQFELEQPIDKHSKKLIVTNIELFLDYCLRFYDRQFITREVVNKGALEKFDTLLRDYFLSDKPKTNGLPSVGYFAGQLHLSSNYFGDLVKKQTGISAQEYIQIKLIDVGKEKIFDPNKSVSEIAYELGFKYPQHFSRLFKQKVGHSPKEFRASIN